The Methanosphaera stadtmanae DSM 3091 genome includes a window with the following:
- the rnhB gene encoding ribonuclease HII, with protein sequence MILDDESQILGIDEAGRGSVIGPLVIGGVLMKKKKIRFLNRIGVKDSKQLNMKKRTIISRKIKKIAQFKTIIIPAHTIDEKRNNDINLNEIETEGMEEIIKIMKPNACYIDCIDVRENRFHDKIQKINPNMTVVTEHKADETYKIVSAASIIAKVERDKQLEIIRQEYGSVGSGYPSDKNTINYLKTIKNNQFPPIIRKTWKTIENITKSTE encoded by the coding sequence ATGATACTTGATGATGAAAGTCAAATTTTAGGAATTGATGAAGCAGGAAGAGGTTCAGTAATAGGTCCACTAGTAATAGGTGGAGTACTTATGAAAAAGAAAAAAATACGCTTCCTAAATAGAATTGGTGTAAAGGATTCTAAACAATTAAACATGAAAAAAAGAACAATAATCTCTAGGAAAATAAAGAAAATAGCCCAGTTTAAAACAATAATAATTCCAGCCCATACAATAGATGAAAAAAGAAACAACGACATAAACCTAAATGAGATTGAAACAGAAGGTATGGAAGAAATTATAAAAATAATGAAACCTAATGCATGTTATATTGATTGTATAGATGTACGTGAAAATAGATTTCATGATAAAATACAGAAAATAAATCCAAACATGACTGTTGTAACAGAACATAAAGCTGATGAAACATATAAAATAGTATCAGCAGCATCCATTATTGCAAAGGTTGAAAGAGACAAACAACTAGAAATTATAAGACAAGAATATGGTTCAGTAGGCTCAGGATATCCAAGTGATAAAAATACAATAAACTACCTAAAAACAATAAAAAATAATCAATTTCCTCCAATAATAAGAAAAACATGGAAAACAATAGAAAATATAACAAAATCCACAGAATAA
- a CDS encoding biopolymer transporter ExbD, with amino-acid sequence MAIDTKQFKDKIKQQNPNINLVPLLDVIFTIMIFLLVVLSQTPTSDLTHYSQDQISAKPTSSTGTSEYYLLPLNGLKKVTVNGVDYSDKIRNGAMAVHTRVMDEGQITMDSSTGTITIKSPEDLASIAVKSPASS; translated from the coding sequence ATGGCTATTGACACTAAACAATTTAAAGATAAAATTAAACAACAAAACCCTAACATAAATCTTGTACCATTGTTAGATGTTATATTTACAATAATGATATTTTTACTAGTAGTATTAAGTCAGACACCAACATCAGATCTAACACACTATTCACAAGACCAAATATCAGCAAAGCCAACAAGTTCAACAGGAACCTCCGAATACTATTTACTACCCTTAAATGGATTAAAAAAAGTAACAGTGAATGGAGTAGATTATTCTGATAAAATACGTAATGGTGCTATGGCAGTACATACAAGAGTTATGGATGAGGGTCAAATAACTATGGATTCATCAACAGGAACCATAACAATAAAATCACCAGAAGATTTAGCATCAATTGCTGTTAAAAGTCCAGCAAGTTCGTAA
- a CDS encoding MotA/TolQ/ExbB proton channel family protein has product MDIIGILTSGVNDIISMFQSGGIIVYLLTVIGLYGLFLALEKIWYLRKASEVDLSELMIVVNESMAHGGSLEALRAIGNYKTPLSRIISEALKIGYRSKSEVEDNMEQVFIVEMSKMMKGLSTIQTIIEMAPLLGLIGTVLGMWYTFKELGVSNDITLLANGIYIAIITTIFGLAVAIILLPFYTYIKNKIEVQLDNIEIAKKMSNWRHAEMKIWIETDKEEVIEALQESPGIIKVKEIDDEQANLKVAIKPNMLEKGIKTIIRECSDTSNRIVESKLKQ; this is encoded by the coding sequence ATGGATATTATAGGAATACTCACCTCGGGAGTAAATGATATAATAAGTATGTTTCAGAGTGGAGGAATAATCGTATATTTACTTACTGTAATAGGTCTTTATGGATTATTTCTTGCACTTGAGAAAATATGGTATTTACGAAAAGCATCAGAAGTTGACTTATCAGAATTAATGATTGTTGTTAATGAATCCATGGCACATGGTGGTTCACTAGAAGCTTTAAGAGCAATTGGTAACTATAAAACACCATTATCCAGAATAATTTCTGAAGCTCTTAAAATTGGATACAGAAGTAAATCTGAAGTTGAAGATAACATGGAACAGGTTTTTATTGTTGAAATGAGTAAAATGATGAAAGGTCTCTCAACAATACAAACAATTATTGAAATGGCACCACTACTAGGATTAATAGGTACAGTTCTTGGAATGTGGTATACATTCAAAGAATTAGGAGTAAGTAATGATATTACTCTTCTAGCTAATGGTATATACATTGCAATTATAACTACAATATTTGGATTAGCAGTAGCAATTATATTACTACCCTTCTATACATACATAAAAAACAAGATAGAAGTACAGTTAGATAATATTGAAATTGCTAAGAAAATGAGTAACTGGAGACATGCTGAAATGAAAATCTGGATTGAAACAGATAAAGAAGAAGTAATAGAAGCATTACAAGAATCTCCAGGTATTATTAAAGTAAAAGAAATTGATGATGAACAAGCAAATCTAAAAGTAGCTATTAAACCAAATATGCTAGAAAAAGGGATAAAAACAATAATTAGAGAATGTTCTGATACATCCAATAGGATTGTTGAAAGTAAATTAAAACAATAA
- a CDS encoding IMP cyclohydrolase yields the protein MYLGRIISIGSSKDGVYASYRVSSRSFPNRKSVVNNQKVAIIPTQGSEDDIYKNPYISYNCIDIIDDICVVTNGSHTDIIAGKIREGMNMKDAVALSLLTMDYEKDDYNTPRIGGAINTKGEGYIGIVTHEGIEVKKVNPGESFYVSTYEHNTPREVDYTATNAKEATEFIFNGGIFSEFTHPVTSCAAFNKDEWEIDFKNP from the coding sequence ATGTATCTTGGAAGAATAATATCAATAGGAAGTAGTAAAGATGGTGTTTATGCATCATATAGAGTATCAAGCAGATCATTTCCAAATCGTAAATCTGTAGTAAACAATCAAAAAGTAGCAATCATACCAACTCAAGGATCAGAAGATGATATCTATAAAAATCCATATATAAGCTACAACTGTATTGACATAATAGATGACATATGTGTTGTAACAAATGGATCACACACAGATATTATTGCAGGTAAAATAAGAGAAGGTATGAATATGAAAGATGCTGTGGCTCTATCCCTTCTTACAATGGATTATGAAAAAGATGATTATAACACCCCCCGTATAGGTGGAGCAATAAATACTAAAGGTGAAGGTTACATAGGTATTGTAACACATGAAGGTATTGAAGTTAAAAAAGTAAATCCTGGTGAATCCTTCTATGTATCAACATATGAACATAACACTCCCCGAGAAGTAGACTATACTGCAACAAATGCAAAAGAAGCTACTGAATTCATATTTAATGGTGGAATATTTAGTGAATTTACACACCCTGTAACATCTTGTGCAGCATTTAATAAAGATGAATGGGAAATAGATTTTAAAAATCCATAA
- a CDS encoding right-handed parallel beta-helix repeat-containing protein, translating to MKNKILISSIILIVLLLGLSAISATDTNTTTPTTTNIIEKQTPTTSTPTNTDYKEKQDITKEVKSSIKDTKKEITPKQDITKEVVTTNKTLKTKTLKTTPVEKTVNNFTEIEKVFSEISQKSSSYEWIINLEPGNYSSEERISCGSYLKDVTINGNNQTIDFEFNMYNYNLTFNDSILTKFIYAKNLTLHNCTVDSSIRANYIIIDDNCIIKENTLIEEGTVITNKTNIINYYRTYNGNYTLNNFEIKTSRTNNGNLTLNNCTLNAKMMQNRGNLTLNNCTLNATITNRGNLTISDDTILGSNALISGKGIIITNKTDIIKYIDTYNGNYTFNNITLSGSRSNYGNLTIINSILNTTLSNYGNLTIINCTMSDIYDDRNWGGPTGLLRNQGGNLIIINSTLTNNSAKSIGYVNVIYNNGKNNGNLTLINTTMSNNNISCIYSIKDSKVINVDNCIFKNNNRIVLNLISETDHFNVTNSLFDNNNQDISVNELNIITNIYNSTFTNGGSGVSISSRNYTTIDNCTFRNKSCVITNQYEIGDCYGAALYLTGWYSLINNTIFENNYIQFNSSWAMSGGAAIAGSGIRNLTVTNCIFKDNNMSSVKAQYMPQYGFDGRYSGSGADIYMQTYWGNCLIENNTFTNSYASGFAGSVFINSGSSLNLNTTFVNNTFKNVLCANDTLFINVTNDSTRTIIENNSYDNCTIAFSNLTLNNPGKVFVNETAKINGSIILKNPESYDKDILNKTKYAFYIGKNLYKIEDTLSTEITRNTTDNIILYAKPTITSKTTNILVLKLSQHQYLTITPENYESYIFNNELIGVDEDTNIIFKGDFINKGQISITTPGIIINGENATFTNTSFELDDVNITIKNMKINNTDTTEYTIKSAGNNNKIINNTIYTYNTNGKTAAIANTGGSNILISNNTVKVYGPALTITYGSGTSIANTQGILSVGGENNIISKNNVKVYNSTNPDDNLYSTIEGITAPGKSNNILIINNNVTVTGGRFNYGINTLDRVNNTIIKDNNIHVTGHRYVNGIQMGNKATNCTITGNNITGICYNTTTFTDDNEPLAYGIITTSMGGGRTNNITITNNNIQLNSSVIYGMEIYQTSNTTINNNTILGNGNYTMGIGLAHSEDNTIINNEMILYGNSNIKINDIVEEIRPANTGIQIQQNSHNTQIDNNTIIIKDIGQHDLTINTENSIKNTTITNNKLTTSTKTGTRTINTNYDTYLENNTRAIINTKIVLETINAQVGDTINLKAHVYDIYGNPINTGRVVFKINGKTIKDTNGNIIYATVKDGIATIENYTVPANWFKIKSVLNVVYGGTSTYEQTRTNNTIPMNITKKTATMTMTTNTTTAKPGQTIKITVKITEKDTNVNEGRVLFKVNGKTMRDNEGYIIYHEVKDGLVTITYTIPENARAQDYTFTCVYGNKLYNRNDVNSTITVVKN from the coding sequence ATGAAGAATAAGATATTAATATCTTCAATAATATTAATAGTATTATTACTAGGACTTTCAGCTATATCTGCAACAGACACAAATACAACAACACCAACAACTACTAATATCATAGAAAAACAGACACCAACAACTAGCACTCCTACTAACACTGATTATAAAGAAAAACAAGACATAACTAAAGAAGTAAAGTCCAGTATAAAAGATACTAAAAAAGAAATTACTCCAAAACAAGACATAACTAAAGAAGTTGTAACAACTAATAAAACATTAAAAACAAAAACATTAAAAACAACACCAGTAGAAAAAACTGTGAATAATTTTACTGAAATAGAAAAGGTTTTTAGTGAAATATCTCAAAAAAGCAGTTCTTATGAATGGATTATTAATTTAGAACCCGGAAATTATAGTTCCGAGGAGAGGATTTCTTGTGGTTCTTATCTAAAAGATGTAACAATTAATGGAAATAATCAAACTATTGATTTTGAATTTAATATGTATAATTATAATCTTACTTTTAATGACAGTATATTAACAAAATTTATATATGCAAAGAATTTAACTTTACATAATTGTACTGTTGATTCTAGTATTCGTGCTAATTACATAATTATTGATGATAATTGTATAATTAAAGAAAACACACTAATTGAAGAAGGAACTGTAATTACCAATAAAACAAACATAATAAATTATTATCGAACATATAATGGCAATTATACATTAAATAATTTTGAAATAAAAACTTCAAGAACAAATAATGGTAATTTAACTCTAAATAATTGTACATTAAATGCTAAGATGATGCAAAATAGAGGTAATTTAACTTTGAATAATTGTACATTAAATGCAACTATTACTAATAGAGGTAATTTAACTATTAGTGATGATACCATATTAGGTAGTAATGCATTAATAAGTGGAAAAGGTATTATAATTACTAATAAAACCGATATTATCAAGTATATAGATACTTATAATGGTAATTATACATTCAATAATATTACTCTATCAGGTAGTAGATCTAATTATGGTAATTTAACTATTATTAACTCTATACTTAATACTACCTTATCTAATTATGGTAATTTAACTATTATTAATTGTACCATGTCTGATATTTATGATGATAGAAATTGGGGTGGTCCTACTGGATTATTACGTAACCAGGGCGGTAATTTAATTATTATTAATTCTACTTTAACTAATAATAGTGCTAAATCAATAGGTTATGTAAATGTAATATATAATAATGGTAAGAATAATGGTAATTTAACTCTTATTAATACTACTATGAGTAATAATAATATATCATGTATTTATTCAATAAAAGACTCTAAAGTTATTAATGTAGATAATTGTATTTTTAAAAATAATAATAGGATTGTTTTAAATTTAATTTCAGAAACAGATCATTTTAATGTTACTAATAGTCTTTTTGATAATAATAATCAAGATATTTCAGTTAATGAATTAAATATTATAACTAATATATATAATTCTACTTTCACTAATGGTGGTAGTGGTGTATCTATATCTTCAAGAAATTATACTACTATAGATAATTGTACTTTTAGAAACAAAAGTTGTGTAATTACAAACCAATATGAAATTGGTGATTGTTATGGAGCAGCTCTTTATTTGACTGGATGGTATTCTCTTATAAATAATACTATTTTCGAAAATAATTATATTCAATTTAATAGTTCTTGGGCTATGAGTGGTGGAGCTGCAATTGCTGGAAGTGGTATTCGAAATTTAACAGTAACTAATTGTATTTTTAAAGATAATAATATGAGTAGTGTTAAAGCACAGTATATGCCTCAATATGGTTTTGATGGTAGATATTCTGGTTCTGGAGCAGATATTTATATGCAAACGTATTGGGGTAACTGTTTAATAGAAAATAATACTTTCACAAACAGTTATGCTAGTGGTTTTGCAGGATCTGTTTTTATAAATAGTGGAAGTAGTTTAAATTTAAATACTACCTTTGTAAATAACACATTTAAAAATGTTTTATGTGCTAATGATACATTATTTATAAATGTGACAAATGATAGTACAAGAACCATTATTGAAAATAATTCTTATGATAATTGTACAATAGCATTTAGTAATCTTACATTAAATAATCCTGGTAAAGTATTTGTTAATGAAACTGCTAAAATAAATGGTAGTATCATATTAAAAAATCCAGAAAGTTATGATAAAGATATACTTAATAAAACAAAATATGCATTTTATATAGGAAAAAATTTGTATAAAATAGAAGATACTCTTAGTACTGAAATTACAAGAAACACAACTGATAATATTATTCTTTATGCAAAGCCAACAATAACATCTAAAACTACTAACATACTAGTACTTAAATTATCACAACACCAATACTTAACAATTACACCAGAAAACTATGAGAGTTACATATTTAACAATGAATTAATAGGTGTTGATGAAGATACTAATATCATATTTAAAGGAGACTTCATAAATAAAGGACAAATAAGCATAACAACACCAGGCATAATAATAAATGGTGAAAATGCTACATTTACAAATACAAGTTTTGAACTTGATGATGTAAATATAACAATTAAAAACATGAAAATTAACAATACAGATACAACTGAATACACCATAAAATCAGCAGGAAACAATAATAAAATAATAAACAATACAATCTACACATATAACACAAATGGTAAAACAGCAGCAATAGCAAATACAGGTGGAAGTAACATACTTATATCAAATAATACAGTAAAAGTATATGGTCCAGCATTAACTATTACATATGGAAGTGGAACATCTATAGCAAATACACAGGGAATATTATCTGTTGGTGGAGAAAATAATATAATATCAAAAAATAATGTTAAAGTATATAATAGTACAAATCCTGATGATAACCTCTACAGTACAATAGAAGGAATAACAGCACCAGGAAAAAGTAACAACATACTCATAATAAACAACAATGTAACAGTAACAGGAGGAAGATTTAATTATGGAATAAATACACTTGACCGTGTAAATAATACAATAATTAAAGATAACAATATTCATGTAACAGGACACAGATATGTTAATGGAATACAAATGGGAAATAAAGCAACCAATTGTACAATAACAGGAAACAATATAACAGGAATATGCTATAATACAACAACATTTACAGATGATAATGAACCATTAGCATATGGAATAATAACAACAAGTATGGGTGGAGGCAGAACAAACAACATAACAATCACAAACAATAACATACAACTTAACTCATCAGTAATATATGGAATGGAAATATATCAAACATCAAATACAACAATAAACAACAATACAATACTTGGAAATGGAAACTATACAATGGGAATAGGACTAGCACACAGTGAAGATAATACAATAATAAACAATGAAATGATATTATATGGAAACAGTAACATAAAAATAAATGATATAGTAGAAGAAATAAGACCAGCAAACACAGGAATACAAATACAACAAAACTCACATAACACACAAATAGACAACAATACAATAATAATAAAAGATATAGGACAACATGATTTAACAATAAACACCGAAAACTCAATAAAAAACACGACAATAACAAACAATAAACTAACAACAAGTACAAAAACAGGAACAAGAACAATAAATACAAACTATGACACATATCTAGAAAACAATACAAGAGCAATAATCAACACAAAAATAGTATTAGAAACAATAAATGCACAAGTAGGAGATACTATCAACTTAAAAGCACATGTATACGACATATATGGAAATCCAATAAACACAGGCCGAGTAGTATTTAAAATAAATGGAAAAACAATAAAAGACACCAATGGAAATATTATCTATGCAACAGTAAAAGATGGAATAGCAACAATAGAAAACTACACAGTACCAGCAAACTGGTTTAAAATAAAATCAGTACTAAATGTAGTTTATGGTGGAACTAGCACATATGAACAAACAAGAACAAACAATACAATACCAATGAATATAACCAAAAAAACAGCTACAATGACAATGACAACAAACACTACAACAGCAAAACCAGGACAAACAATAAAAATAACAGTGAAAATAACAGAAAAAGATACTAATGTAAATGAAGGACGTGTCCTATTCAAGGTAAATGGTAAAACCATGAGAGACAATGAGGGATATATAATTTACCATGAAGTAAAAGATGGACTAGTAACAATAACATACACAATACCAGAAAATGCAAGAGCACAAGACTACACATTCACATGTGTATATGGAAACAAATTATACAATAGAAATGATGTAAACAGTACCATAACTGTAGTAAAAAACTAA